A window of Fragaria vesca subsp. vesca linkage group LG7, FraVesHawaii_1.0, whole genome shotgun sequence contains these coding sequences:
- the LOC101311236 gene encoding putative nitric oxide synthase-like: protein MEPFPGLLMLKTVDIVDFNGSFLARMRDLAGANPIILVITKIDLLPKGTDFNCIGDGVVEATVKKKLNVLSIHLMSSKSLVGVAGVASEIQMEKKGRDVYVMVSFLMGTLEVYLLSTEYWFCQGSANVGKSAFISALLSRFIS, encoded by the exons ATGGAGCCGTTTCCAG GTCTCCTAATGCTCAAAACT GTTGATATTGTGGACTTCAATGGTAGCTTTTTGGCTCGTATGCGTGATCTGGCCGGTGCGAATCCCATAATATTAGTCATTACTAAG ATTGATTTACTTCCCAAGGGGACTGATTTTAATTGCATTGGTGATGGGGTTGTAGAGGCCACTGTAAAGAAGAAGCTTAA TGTTTTGAGCATTCATCTGATGAGTTCAAAGTCTTTGGTTGGAGTAGCTGGAGTTGCATCAGAGATTCAAATGGAAAAAAAG GGGCGGGACGTGTATGTTATGGTGAGCTTCTTGATGGGAACTCTGGAAGTTTACTTACTTAGTACTGAGTATTGGTTTTGTCAA GGCTCCGCAAATGTTGGGAAATCAGCTTTTATCAGTGCTTTACTGAGTAGGTTCATTAGTTGA